One segment of Methylotuvimicrobium sp. KM2 DNA contains the following:
- a CDS encoding valine--tRNA ligase has protein sequence MDKTYDPHSIEQRWYQAWEENNYFAPRQDGESYCIMIPPPNVTGSLHMGHAFQDTIMDALTRYHRMKGCSTLWQPGTDHAGIATQMVVERLVEADGKTRHDFGREAFIEKIWEWKEESGGTIMRQLRRMGSSLDWSRERFTMDEGMSDAVREVFIRLYEEGLIYRGKRLVNWDPVLHTAVSDLEVLSEEENGSLWHMRYPLTNGTGHLVVATTRPETLLGDAAVAIHPNDERYKHLLGEFVELPLTGRRIPIIADEYVDPEFGTGCVKITPAHDFNDYEVWLRHRDQSVIQALPHGGLINIFTVDAQIRDNKDDPDQLIPHQYFGLDRFDARKQVVADLEAQGLLEKIEDHKLMVPRGDRSGSVIEPFLTDQWYVKVAPLAEPAIEAVENGTIKFVPDNWKNTYFEWMRNIQDWCISRQIWWGHRIPAWYDDEGNVYVGRSEQEVRAVHKLDDDYPLRQDDDVLDTWFSSALWPFSTLGWPENTPELAKHYPTSVLVTGFDIIFFWVARMIMMGLKFRGQVPFKEVYIHGLIRDAEGQKMSKSKGNVLDPIDLIDGIDLESLVQKRISGMMQPHLAKKIEAATRKHFPDGIPSFGTDALRFTFASLASTGRDIRFDLARTEGYRNFCNKLWNAARFVLMNTEGHDSGLGDADCEYSLADRWISSRLHEVTATIRRDIETYRFDLTAQAIYEFTWNEYCDWYLELAKISLQSGSEAQQRGTRKTLLTVLEQILRLAHPLMPFITEEIWQRVAPLTGVHEATIMLQPYPESDAEQIDEAAVHEIDWIMSFILGVRRIRGEMNIAPGKPLPVLLQNGSGQDRNFVENNRGYLEKLGRLEKIEWLTQDDAEPESAIALVGDMKILIPMAGLIDKEAESARLNKEIQRISKELPRIEGKLNNPSFTDKAPAEVVEKEKQKLIDLRSTLNNLEAQLIKIKAL, from the coding sequence ATGGACAAGACTTACGACCCTCATTCAATCGAACAACGCTGGTATCAGGCTTGGGAAGAAAATAATTATTTTGCGCCGCGGCAGGATGGCGAATCTTATTGCATCATGATTCCTCCGCCGAATGTCACCGGTAGCTTGCATATGGGCCATGCATTTCAAGACACGATCATGGATGCGTTGACGCGTTATCATCGAATGAAAGGTTGTAGCACGCTGTGGCAACCCGGAACGGATCATGCCGGCATCGCGACGCAAATGGTCGTCGAGCGTCTGGTCGAAGCCGACGGCAAGACGCGCCATGATTTCGGGCGAGAGGCCTTCATTGAGAAAATCTGGGAATGGAAAGAAGAGTCCGGCGGGACGATCATGCGCCAGTTGCGCCGAATGGGCTCGTCACTGGATTGGTCGAGGGAGCGCTTTACGATGGACGAGGGCATGTCGGACGCCGTTCGCGAGGTATTTATCCGGCTCTATGAAGAAGGTTTGATTTATCGAGGTAAGCGCTTGGTCAATTGGGACCCGGTGCTACATACAGCCGTATCCGATTTGGAAGTGTTGTCCGAGGAGGAAAACGGTTCGTTATGGCATATGCGTTATCCGCTGACCAACGGTACCGGTCATCTCGTTGTCGCGACAACACGCCCGGAAACCCTGCTCGGCGACGCCGCGGTTGCGATTCATCCGAATGACGAGCGCTATAAGCATTTGCTCGGCGAGTTTGTCGAACTGCCTTTGACCGGGCGGCGCATTCCGATCATCGCCGACGAATACGTCGATCCTGAGTTCGGTACCGGTTGCGTCAAAATCACGCCGGCCCATGATTTTAACGATTACGAAGTCTGGCTGCGACACCGCGATCAAAGCGTCATACAGGCATTGCCGCATGGCGGGCTGATCAATATATTCACGGTCGATGCGCAAATCAGAGATAACAAGGACGATCCGGATCAACTAATACCGCATCAATATTTTGGGCTTGACCGTTTCGACGCGCGGAAACAGGTGGTTGCCGACCTCGAAGCTCAGGGCTTGCTCGAAAAAATCGAAGACCATAAATTGATGGTACCGCGCGGCGACCGCTCCGGCAGCGTGATCGAGCCGTTCTTGACCGATCAATGGTATGTCAAAGTCGCGCCTTTGGCGGAGCCGGCTATCGAAGCGGTCGAAAACGGTACGATAAAATTCGTGCCGGACAACTGGAAAAATACCTATTTCGAGTGGATGCGCAATATCCAGGATTGGTGTATTTCTCGGCAAATCTGGTGGGGGCATAGAATTCCTGCATGGTACGACGACGAAGGTAATGTCTATGTCGGCCGTTCCGAACAAGAAGTCCGCGCGGTGCATAAGCTCGACGACGACTATCCGCTACGACAGGATGACGACGTTCTCGACACCTGGTTTTCATCGGCGCTGTGGCCTTTTTCGACCTTAGGTTGGCCGGAGAACACGCCGGAATTGGCCAAACACTATCCGACCAGCGTACTGGTGACCGGTTTCGATATTATTTTCTTCTGGGTCGCACGGATGATTATGATGGGCCTGAAATTCCGGGGCCAGGTGCCGTTTAAGGAAGTCTACATACACGGTTTGATCCGCGATGCCGAAGGGCAGAAAATGTCCAAGTCAAAAGGTAATGTGCTCGATCCGATCGACTTGATCGACGGTATCGACCTGGAATCGTTGGTGCAAAAACGCATCTCCGGCATGATGCAGCCGCATTTGGCTAAGAAAATCGAAGCCGCCACGCGTAAACATTTTCCCGACGGCATACCTTCGTTCGGTACCGATGCGTTGCGCTTCACGTTCGCGTCATTGGCGTCGACCGGCCGCGATATTCGTTTCGATTTGGCGCGTACGGAAGGTTATCGTAATTTCTGTAATAAACTGTGGAATGCCGCGCGCTTCGTGCTGATGAATACCGAAGGGCACGATAGCGGCCTAGGCGATGCCGATTGTGAATATAGTCTGGCGGATCGCTGGATAAGCTCCCGTTTGCATGAAGTGACCGCAACGATTCGCCGCGACATCGAGACTTATCGTTTCGACTTGACGGCTCAAGCGATCTACGAATTTACTTGGAACGAATATTGCGACTGGTATTTGGAATTGGCCAAAATATCGTTGCAATCCGGCAGCGAAGCTCAGCAACGAGGAACGCGTAAAACGTTATTGACCGTTTTGGAGCAAATTTTGCGGTTGGCTCATCCGCTAATGCCTTTTATCACCGAGGAAATTTGGCAGCGCGTTGCTCCGTTGACCGGTGTTCATGAGGCGACCATCATGCTTCAGCCATATCCGGAATCCGATGCTGAGCAAATCGATGAGGCCGCCGTGCATGAAATCGATTGGATCATGAGCTTTATTCTAGGTGTGCGCAGAATTCGCGGCGAAATGAATATTGCTCCGGGAAAACCTTTGCCGGTATTGTTGCAAAACGGCTCAGGTCAGGACCGTAATTTTGTCGAGAATAATCGAGGCTATTTGGAAAAGTTGGGGCGATTGGAAAAAATTGAATGGCTAACCCAAGATGATGCCGAGCCCGAGTCGGCAATTGCCTTGGTCGGCGATATGAAAATTTTGATACCGATGGCGGGATTGATCGACAAAGAAGCCGAATCGGCCCGGTTGAACAAGGAAATTCAACGCATCAGCAAAGAATTGCCGCGGATCGAAGGCAAGCTTAATAATCCGTCCTTTACCGATAAAGCACCGGCCGAGGTAGTCGAAAAAGAAAAGCAGAAACTCATCGATTTACGATCTACACTTAACAATTTGGAAGCGCAATTGATAAAGATAAAGGCACTTTAA
- the pilB gene encoding type IV-A pilus assembly ATPase PilB, whose product MVTDLIDLPIGGLPKCLVQAGLITEADMQLHMQAAKKAKLPLISYLVTNKLVDSKSVTAKASKEFGIPQLDLDALDIRSLPINLVSEKLIRKHHALPLLKRGNRLFLAVSDPGNFQAQDEIKFHTRLNIDTILVEEDKLSKAIETSLEAADTTMTDLLDADLENLEITGGDHESTEDEAASDVDDAPIVRFVNKILLDSIKKGVSDIHLEPYEKSFRIRFRADGMLYEVASPPPNIAGRIISRIKVMAKMDIAERRVPQDGRIKMALSKNRAIDFRVNSCPTLFGEKVVLRILDPTSAQIGIEKLGFEPIQQQRFLEAINRPYGMVLVTGPTGSGKTVTLYTGLNLLNSVERNISTAEDPVEITVPGINQVNMNPKAGLTFAGALRAFLRQDPDIIMVGEIRDLETAEIAVKAAQTGHLVLSTLHTNDAPQTLNRLVQMGVPPFNIVSAVHLIMAQRLARRLCEYCKVKSDLPDSVLISAGFKEEHVGKLKIFTANPNGCEHCTSGFKGRVGIYQVMPISENMRKLILEGGNTMQLAAQAKAEGINDLRASGLEKVSQGITSLEEIDRVTKE is encoded by the coding sequence ATGGTAACAGATTTAATCGACCTGCCGATCGGCGGGCTACCGAAATGTTTGGTACAAGCCGGCCTGATTACCGAAGCGGATATGCAGTTGCATATGCAGGCAGCGAAGAAAGCTAAATTACCGCTGATTAGTTATTTAGTGACTAACAAGTTAGTGGATAGCAAATCCGTGACTGCGAAAGCTTCCAAAGAGTTCGGTATTCCGCAGCTTGATCTCGACGCGCTCGATATTCGTAGCTTACCTATCAATCTAGTCAGCGAAAAACTGATTAGAAAGCATCATGCTTTACCGTTGCTTAAGCGTGGAAACCGGTTGTTTTTGGCGGTTTCCGACCCCGGCAATTTTCAAGCTCAGGACGAGATAAAGTTCCATACGCGCCTGAATATCGACACGATTCTGGTCGAAGAAGATAAATTGTCTAAGGCTATCGAGACATCGTTGGAAGCTGCCGATACCACGATGACCGATTTGCTGGATGCCGACCTGGAGAATTTGGAAATTACCGGCGGCGATCACGAGTCGACTGAAGACGAGGCTGCGAGCGATGTGGACGATGCGCCTATTGTTCGTTTCGTCAATAAAATTTTACTCGATTCGATTAAAAAAGGGGTTTCGGACATTCATCTTGAGCCTTATGAAAAAAGTTTCCGAATCCGCTTTCGGGCGGATGGTATGCTCTATGAAGTGGCAAGTCCGCCTCCCAATATTGCAGGCCGGATTATTTCCCGTATCAAGGTCATGGCTAAAATGGATATCGCCGAGCGGCGCGTGCCTCAGGACGGGCGGATTAAGATGGCGCTGTCGAAAAATCGGGCAATCGACTTTCGGGTCAATAGTTGTCCGACATTGTTCGGCGAAAAAGTCGTACTGCGTATTCTCGATCCGACCAGCGCGCAAATCGGCATCGAAAAACTCGGCTTTGAACCCATTCAACAACAACGATTCCTTGAGGCGATCAACAGGCCTTACGGCATGGTTTTGGTAACTGGCCCTACCGGTAGCGGTAAAACCGTTACCCTTTACACGGGCTTGAATTTGCTCAATAGCGTCGAACGGAATATATCGACCGCCGAAGATCCGGTTGAAATTACGGTGCCGGGTATCAATCAGGTCAATATGAATCCGAAAGCCGGGTTGACCTTTGCCGGTGCCTTGCGGGCTTTTCTGCGACAAGATCCGGATATCATCATGGTCGGTGAGATACGGGATTTGGAAACCGCCGAAATTGCCGTCAAGGCCGCTCAAACTGGCCATTTGGTATTATCCACGCTGCACACTAACGATGCGCCGCAAACGTTAAATCGACTCGTGCAAATGGGCGTGCCGCCGTTTAACATCGTTTCGGCGGTGCATTTGATCATGGCTCAACGCCTCGCAAGACGTTTATGCGAATATTGTAAGGTAAAATCCGATTTACCGGATTCGGTGTTGATTTCGGCCGGTTTTAAGGAAGAACATGTAGGAAAATTGAAAATTTTTACGGCCAATCCTAACGGTTGCGAACATTGCACTAGCGGCTTCAAAGGCCGTGTCGGTATTTATCAGGTTATGCCGATCAGCGAAAATATGCGGAAACTGATTTTGGAAGGCGGCAATACCATGCAATTGGCCGCACAAGCCAAAGCCGAAGGCATCAACGACCTGCGCGCGTCGGGTCTTGAGAAAGTCAGTCAAGGCATCACTAGCCTGGAAGAAATCGACCGGGTCACTAAGGAGTAA
- a CDS encoding DNA polymerase III subunit chi — translation MPDIGFYILASRSERDRHLFACKLTEKAYRSGRLCYLLTEGPQQSAMLDDLLWTFRPGSFVPHQLYSGMAPDRAHAVLIGHDGVSDDWRDIVINLSTRIPDNWMNSERILEILDDSEESKGPGRIRYQQYRQAGLSVVTHKM, via the coding sequence ATGCCCGATATCGGTTTTTATATCTTGGCATCCCGGTCCGAACGCGATAGGCACTTATTCGCTTGTAAACTGACCGAAAAAGCCTATCGTAGCGGACGGCTATGCTACCTATTGACCGAAGGCCCCCAGCAAAGCGCGATGCTTGACGACCTACTTTGGACATTCAGACCCGGAAGCTTTGTACCGCATCAATTATACAGCGGCATGGCGCCCGATAGGGCCCATGCCGTTCTGATCGGACATGATGGCGTGTCTGACGATTGGCGCGATATAGTCATTAATCTGTCGACACGCATTCCGGATAATTGGATGAATAGCGAACGTATCCTCGAAATATTGGACGATAGCGAAGAAAGCAAAGGCCCCGGTCGAATACGCTATCAACAATATCGCCAAGCCGGGCTATCCGTCGTCACGCATAAAATGTAA
- a CDS encoding RDD family protein, whose product MSVKNWRCSRNNVIFGDSINKAGCSEIRPAGFFRRIAALLYDGLLLLAVLFVATAAGLLFNHGEAFASDNLYFHAYLILVSYFFFGWFWTHGGQTLGLKAWNLKILTEDLQSITWMQAAIRFIGAILSWSVLGLGYIWVLIDKDSRAWHDRLSRTAVFFVPKP is encoded by the coding sequence ATTTCGGTCAAAAACTGGCGCTGTTCAAGGAATAACGTTATTTTCGGCGACTCAATCAATAAAGCCGGCTGCTCCGAGATAAGGCCGGCTGGTTTTTTTCGCCGCATCGCGGCATTGCTTTACGATGGCTTACTTTTATTGGCGGTTCTTTTTGTGGCAACAGCCGCAGGCCTTCTTTTCAATCATGGCGAAGCATTTGCTTCGGATAATCTTTATTTTCACGCCTATCTAATCCTGGTCAGCTATTTCTTTTTCGGCTGGTTTTGGACGCATGGCGGACAAACCTTGGGCCTTAAAGCCTGGAATCTCAAAATTCTTACCGAAGACCTTCAATCCATCACTTGGATGCAGGCAGCAATCCGATTTATTGGCGCGATACTTTCCTGGAGTGTTTTGGGACTAGGCTACATTTGGGTGTTAATCGATAAAGACAGCCGGGCATGGCACGACCGGTTGTCGCGAACGGCGGTATTTTTCGTCCCGAAGCCTTAG
- the lptG gene encoding LPS export ABC transporter permease LptG, producing MNVLTGYIVKEVLKGSLIALVLLLTLFNLFTFTDELKSLDKGNYGLQEIFKYLALTSPRVLYELVPSSALLGSLFVLGAMGNNRELIAMRASGISVLGIVKSVMLAGAILAVFAVMVGEFIAPTAERNARILKMSALDRDFIAQSRYGLWLREGTKFINVREIKDDGNLAQIYIYDLNDRNFLHSAITASEAIFQQDKQWQLKNIEQSSISKKQVTTTKIESRPWKSSIDPKLLNVVVVKPENLSLYDLALYIDFLKDNKQKSETFELAFWGRIVNPFVIFVMLLVATPFVIGVRRGISTGSRMMIGIIIGMSFNIIDKITGHVSLIYHLNPAFMSVLPSAIVFSLALYAVRKVR from the coding sequence GTGAATGTATTGACCGGCTACATCGTCAAAGAAGTATTGAAGGGCTCATTGATCGCACTGGTCTTGCTACTGACGCTATTTAATTTATTCACTTTTACCGACGAATTAAAATCCTTGGACAAAGGAAACTATGGATTACAGGAGATTTTTAAGTACCTTGCGCTAACAAGCCCAAGGGTTCTCTATGAATTAGTTCCGTCTTCGGCCTTATTGGGGAGCCTGTTTGTCTTGGGCGCAATGGGCAATAACCGTGAGTTGATCGCGATGCGCGCATCCGGAATTTCAGTACTCGGCATTGTCAAATCAGTCATGCTGGCCGGGGCTATCCTCGCGGTTTTCGCCGTGATGGTCGGCGAATTTATCGCACCCACTGCCGAACGCAATGCTCGCATTCTAAAAATGAGCGCACTAGATCGAGATTTCATCGCACAAAGCCGATACGGCTTATGGTTGCGAGAAGGAACGAAATTCATCAATGTCCGTGAAATCAAGGATGATGGCAATCTTGCTCAAATCTATATCTACGATTTAAACGACCGGAATTTTTTGCATAGCGCCATTACAGCTAGTGAAGCGATCTTTCAACAAGACAAACAGTGGCAATTGAAAAACATCGAGCAAAGCAGCATTTCCAAGAAACAAGTCACGACGACGAAAATCGAAAGCCGCCCATGGAAGTCTTCGATCGATCCCAAGCTATTAAATGTCGTCGTCGTTAAACCTGAGAACCTATCCTTATACGACCTTGCCCTGTATATCGATTTTTTAAAGGATAATAAGCAAAAATCCGAAACCTTCGAATTGGCGTTTTGGGGACGTATTGTCAACCCGTTCGTAATTTTCGTCATGCTGTTGGTAGCAACGCCGTTTGTCATTGGCGTTAGACGCGGCATAAGTACAGGCAGTCGAATGATGATCGGTATCATTATCGGCATGAGCTTCAACATCATCGATAAAATTACCGGTCATGTAAGTTTGATCTACCATTTAAATCCGGCATTCATGTCGGTATTACCGAGCGCCATAGTATTTTCATTGGCGCTTTATGCGGTCAGAAAGGTGAGATAA
- the lptF gene encoding LPS export ABC transporter permease LptF — protein sequence MNTDWNNGYKSRHKPLITVLDSMIVADLTRTLTAVLSVIVVIIVSRRFIRILEKAIEGAISNKTLLNILGLKMIEASIAFLPAAFFMAVLMVVGRMYRDQEMSAIFSAGGGAGSIYRSVFIMAFPLAVIATGLSFYVGPWAETVTKEMMAEDEKSADIRGIAAGRFSEYQHGDLVFYVEQIDDDDIMQQVFVQHRKGGQTAIIGAETGRFEDLEGGLYLILEHGRRVLGKPGEANYTIEEFAEYAVRLKERNRAVVLNLEAMPTKELWKTKAPGELAELHRRLSIPTGIVFLALLAVPLAQISPRGGVYGNMFVAFLIYFSYGNLTRINHSWLVKEKIPLWFGGIWVDLVLSILAVALLVRLYSWRYVLIKIQEKVKL from the coding sequence TTGAATACTGATTGGAATAATGGATACAAGTCACGTCATAAACCGCTAATCACGGTACTGGATAGCATGATCGTGGCCGATTTAACGCGAACGTTAACGGCGGTACTATCGGTTATCGTCGTCATCATTGTCAGCCGACGCTTTATCAGAATACTGGAAAAGGCTATCGAAGGAGCCATTTCGAACAAAACGTTGCTGAATATTCTGGGCCTAAAAATGATCGAGGCTTCTATCGCCTTTTTACCGGCCGCATTTTTTATGGCGGTATTGATGGTGGTCGGGCGAATGTATCGAGATCAAGAAATGTCGGCAATATTTTCCGCCGGCGGCGGAGCCGGATCGATTTATCGCTCGGTGTTTATCATGGCATTTCCGCTTGCCGTAATTGCAACCGGCTTATCGTTTTATGTGGGGCCTTGGGCCGAAACCGTCACGAAGGAAATGATGGCCGAGGATGAAAAATCTGCCGATATCCGAGGCATTGCGGCAGGACGCTTCAGCGAATACCAGCATGGCGACCTGGTTTTTTATGTCGAACAGATTGACGACGATGACATAATGCAACAAGTTTTCGTGCAGCACCGAAAAGGCGGCCAAACCGCGATTATCGGCGCCGAAACCGGACGCTTTGAAGACTTGGAAGGCGGTCTGTACTTAATTCTTGAGCACGGCCGCAGAGTCCTAGGTAAGCCGGGAGAAGCAAATTATACGATAGAAGAATTCGCCGAATATGCGGTCAGGCTGAAAGAAAGAAACCGTGCGGTCGTGCTAAACCTAGAAGCCATGCCGACCAAGGAATTGTGGAAAACCAAAGCCCCTGGTGAGTTGGCCGAATTGCACCGGCGACTCAGCATACCTACCGGCATTGTTTTTTTGGCGCTTCTTGCGGTGCCGCTTGCACAAATCTCCCCGAGGGGCGGCGTTTACGGCAATATGTTCGTGGCATTTTTAATATATTTCAGTTACGGCAACCTAACTCGCATCAATCATAGCTGGCTGGTCAAAGAAAAAATACCGCTATGGTTCGGTGGAATTTGGGTCGATTTAGTCTTGTCGATACTGGCTGTTGCGCTATTGGTTAGGCTTTATAGTTGGCGTTATGTCCTTATCAAAATTCAGGAAAAGGTAAAATTGTGA
- a CDS encoding leucyl aminopeptidase, whose protein sequence is MDYSIESLPLDKLQTDCIIVGLYENLALTPSASHINQCSQKLISRFIERGDCKGKVGEIALINWLPDTSFARVLLVGLGKAEEMNGKNYRNALAAAIKTVRDSGLKSAACTLVEIDVKDRDLAWKTRQVIEVFDDALYQFKHCKTVIENEFKTDRISIVVSENQQAEAQTGLMQGQAIAGGVLLAKQLADLPGNICTPAYLAEQAQSIAERFASMSVDILEEADMEKLGMGALLSVSRGSRQPAKLIALNYQGGEKHGKPIVLIGKGLTFDAGGISLKPGLGMDEMKYDMCGGASVLGTLQAAAEMQLPLNIVGLVPSSENLPDGDANKPGDIVTSMSGKTIEILNTDAEGRLLLCDTLTYAQKFDPDTVIDMATLTGACIVALGRVPSGLFGNDDALCNDLVKAGETASDSVWRLPLWEEYQELLKSNFADMANIGGKDAGTITAACFLSKFAENFRWAHLDIAGTAWRTGLTKGATGRPVPLLAQYLLDRCRAVTGA, encoded by the coding sequence ATGGACTATTCTATAGAAAGCCTTCCATTAGACAAACTGCAAACCGACTGTATTATTGTCGGTCTTTATGAAAATCTAGCGCTTACTCCGTCTGCGTCTCATATTAACCAGTGTTCGCAAAAACTGATAAGCCGATTCATCGAACGCGGCGATTGCAAAGGGAAAGTGGGCGAAATCGCTTTGATTAATTGGTTGCCGGACACTTCTTTCGCGCGCGTGCTGTTGGTTGGCCTTGGCAAGGCCGAAGAAATGAACGGTAAAAACTATCGTAATGCGTTGGCCGCCGCGATAAAAACCGTCCGTGATTCAGGATTGAAATCCGCGGCCTGCACGCTGGTTGAAATCGATGTCAAAGACAGAGACTTGGCTTGGAAAACGCGTCAGGTTATCGAAGTCTTCGATGATGCCTTGTATCAATTCAAGCATTGCAAGACGGTTATCGAAAATGAATTTAAGACCGACCGTATCAGTATTGTGGTTTCCGAAAATCAACAAGCCGAAGCCCAAACCGGTTTAATGCAAGGACAAGCCATTGCCGGCGGCGTTTTACTGGCTAAACAACTAGCGGATTTGCCGGGAAATATTTGCACGCCGGCGTATCTGGCCGAGCAAGCGCAAAGTATTGCCGAACGATTTGCTTCGATGAGCGTGGATATATTGGAAGAAGCGGATATGGAAAAGTTGGGCATGGGGGCGTTGTTGTCCGTGTCTCGGGGTAGTCGTCAGCCGGCCAAATTAATTGCGCTCAATTATCAGGGCGGCGAAAAACACGGTAAACCGATCGTGTTGATCGGAAAAGGCTTGACCTTCGATGCCGGCGGTATTTCCTTAAAACCGGGACTCGGCATGGATGAAATGAAATACGATATGTGCGGAGGCGCGAGCGTTCTTGGAACTTTACAGGCCGCCGCGGAAATGCAGTTGCCGTTGAATATCGTAGGTTTGGTTCCCTCCTCGGAAAATTTACCGGACGGCGATGCGAACAAACCGGGCGACATTGTGACGAGTATGTCGGGTAAAACGATCGAAATACTCAATACCGATGCGGAGGGGCGTCTGCTCCTTTGCGACACGTTAACGTATGCGCAAAAATTCGATCCGGATACGGTCATCGACATGGCAACTCTGACCGGAGCCTGCATTGTCGCGTTAGGGCGTGTGCCGAGCGGTTTGTTCGGCAATGACGATGCGCTCTGTAATGATCTGGTTAAAGCCGGCGAGACGGCGAGCGACAGTGTTTGGCGCTTGCCGCTTTGGGAAGAATATCAAGAATTGCTGAAATCCAACTTCGCCGACATGGCCAATATTGGCGGTAAGGATGCCGGCACGATTACCGCGGCCTGTTTTTTATCGAAGTTTGCCGAAAACTTCCGCTGGGCGCATCTTGATATCGCCGGCACGGCTTGGCGCACGGGGCTAACCAAAGGAGCGACCGGGCGCCCTGTGCCTTTGCTGGCGCAATATCTGCTGGACCGATGCCGAGCCGTAACCGGAGCGTAA